A DNA window from Flavisolibacter ginsenosidimutans contains the following coding sequences:
- a CDS encoding DUF2264 domain-containing protein — MKYTASVLVFCLFVTAHATAQQKKAAVISDRQTWLNYLDKVARPVMQNLAADQLKEKMPQVLSPSIDNAANRSKVMYLEAFARTFSGIAPWLNSEGGTKEEIALRNQYREWSVKALANAVNPSAKDYMKWDGGQPLVDASFLALGLIRCPWLWQALNDTQKGQVVTAFLTTRNTVPVYSNWLLFSGMIEAFFCRYNLPYDAVRMDYGIREFSQHWYTGDGMFSDGMNFHLDYYNSYVIQPYLAVILETVKQKSNGYNFFLPSFEKISKRYAEIQERLINTDGSFPVLGRSIVYRGGAFHHLADKALRKELPASLHHAQVRSALTAVIKKTLGSSSSFDAAGWLNIGLSGKQPAIADVYITTGSLYLCSEIFLPLGLAENDEFWSSPAEPWTAVKAWSGEDIPADHALDVHL; from the coding sequence ATGAAGTACACAGCATCCGTTCTGGTGTTTTGTTTGTTTGTTACGGCGCACGCAACTGCGCAGCAAAAAAAAGCCGCGGTCATTTCGGACAGGCAAACATGGCTCAACTATTTGGATAAAGTAGCGCGGCCGGTAATGCAAAACTTGGCGGCTGACCAACTAAAAGAAAAGATGCCACAAGTGCTTTCGCCAAGCATTGACAACGCCGCAAACCGCAGCAAGGTCATGTACCTCGAAGCCTTTGCCCGCACCTTTAGCGGCATTGCGCCATGGTTAAATTCAGAAGGCGGCACAAAGGAAGAAATTGCCCTGCGCAACCAGTACCGCGAGTGGTCGGTGAAAGCCCTTGCCAACGCGGTAAATCCATCGGCAAAAGATTACATGAAATGGGACGGCGGCCAACCCTTGGTGGATGCTTCTTTTCTTGCACTTGGTTTGATTCGCTGTCCGTGGTTGTGGCAAGCTTTGAATGATACGCAAAAAGGCCAAGTCGTAACGGCATTTCTTACCACACGCAACACGGTTCCTGTTTATTCAAACTGGCTTCTTTTTTCAGGCATGATTGAAGCCTTCTTTTGCCGCTACAATCTTCCTTACGATGCCGTGCGAATGGATTACGGCATCCGCGAATTTTCGCAGCATTGGTACACCGGCGACGGCATGTTCTCCGACGGCATGAATTTTCATCTGGATTATTACAACAGCTACGTTATTCAACCTTACCTCGCCGTAATATTGGAAACCGTCAAACAAAAAAGCAACGGCTATAATTTCTTTCTTCCATCCTTTGAAAAAATCAGCAAGCGCTACGCAGAAATTCAGGAACGATTGATTAATACAGACGGAAGCTTTCCCGTTCTTGGCCGTTCGATTGTTTACCGCGGCGGCGCTTTTCACCACTTGGCCGACAAAGCCTTGCGGAAAGAATTACCGGCATCGCTCCATCACGCACAAGTGAGAAGCGCCTTGACGGCTGTGATAAAAAAGACGCTTGGTTCTTCATCAAGTTTCGATGCTGCGGGTTGGCTCAATATCGGTCTGAGTGGAAAGCAACCCGCAATTGCCGACGTTTACATTACCACCGGTAGTCTTTATTTGTGCTCGGAAATTTTTCTGCCTTTGGGCTTGGCAGAGAACGATGAATTCTGGTCTTCTCCTGCCGAACCGTGGACGGCGGTAAAAGCCTGGAGCGGTGAAGATATTCCCGCCGACCACGCACTTGACGTTCACCTTTAA
- a CDS encoding glycoside hydrolase family 2 protein, translated as MRNQKFFLLFFALLFLKEVYAQAPLITAVPARKTVSLNGRWQYIVDPYETGFYDYRFKERRENDREAYWNTDVQANKTDRKEHGYVDKYSLNVPGDWNSQAPQFLYYEGTVWYKKSFDYQKSSATNRVFLYFDAVNYRADVYLNGKKLGAHIGGFTPFDFEIPDSVLKAKNNFLVVKVDNKRGAEEVPTVNTDWWNYGGITRDVSLIEVPRAFVQDYSIHLKKPTAGGKPSTKNAAVEGWVKMNGQATGNVTVEIPELKLKKAFAVADSVVRFEMVLPSVQLWSPENPKLYEVIISTTADKVEDKIGFRTVEAFGKKVLLNGEPVFMRGISVHGEIAQQVRRAYSKEDARQLFSEAKELGCNMVRLAHYPHDENMTRMADSLGFLVWSEIPVYWTIDFGNKEVYRKAEKQLTEMITRDRNRASIIIWSVGNETPISPVRTDFMHNLISAAKALDDTRMVSAALEVNYNSGKNLNLIDDPLGQYVDLVAFNEYLGWYGGLPSNCRTTNWGTPYDKPLFISETGAGAKAGFHADSMTIFSEEYQEWYYKEQTAMLQRMPENFVGISPWVLADFRSPKRNNPVFQEGWNRKGLFSNEGKKKKAFYVLKAYYEQMRNKRQKK; from the coding sequence ATGCGAAATCAAAAATTTTTCTTGCTGTTTTTTGCCCTTCTTTTTTTGAAAGAAGTTTATGCGCAGGCACCGCTCATTACCGCCGTTCCGGCACGTAAAACGGTTAGCTTGAACGGCCGATGGCAATACATCGTTGATCCTTACGAAACCGGCTTTTACGATTATCGTTTTAAAGAACGCCGCGAGAATGACCGCGAAGCGTACTGGAACACCGACGTGCAGGCAAACAAAACCGATCGCAAGGAACACGGTTACGTTGACAAGTACAGTTTGAATGTACCGGGCGACTGGAACTCGCAAGCCCCGCAGTTTTTGTATTACGAAGGAACGGTGTGGTACAAGAAGTCTTTCGACTATCAAAAGTCATCTGCAACAAACAGAGTCTTTCTTTATTTCGACGCGGTTAATTACAGGGCTGATGTTTACCTCAACGGAAAAAAATTAGGCGCACACATCGGGGGTTTTACACCGTTTGATTTTGAAATTCCCGATTCCGTTTTAAAGGCGAAGAACAATTTCCTCGTTGTAAAAGTTGACAACAAACGCGGCGCGGAAGAAGTGCCAACCGTGAACACCGATTGGTGGAATTACGGCGGCATCACCCGCGATGTATCCTTGATTGAAGTACCGCGGGCTTTTGTTCAGGATTATTCCATTCACTTAAAAAAGCCAACAGCAGGAGGCAAGCCTTCTACTAAAAATGCAGCGGTGGAAGGTTGGGTGAAAATGAACGGACAAGCAACGGGCAATGTAACCGTTGAAATTCCTGAACTAAAACTGAAGAAGGCTTTTGCCGTTGCGGATTCTGTTGTTCGTTTTGAAATGGTTCTTCCGTCGGTTCAATTGTGGTCGCCCGAAAATCCGAAATTATACGAAGTCATTATTTCGACAACTGCCGATAAAGTGGAAGACAAAATTGGTTTTCGGACCGTTGAAGCATTTGGCAAGAAAGTGTTGTTGAATGGCGAACCAGTTTTCATGCGTGGCATTTCGGTTCACGGCGAAATAGCACAGCAAGTGCGAAGAGCGTACAGCAAAGAAGACGCGAGACAACTGTTTAGCGAAGCAAAAGAACTCGGTTGCAACATGGTGCGGCTGGCGCATTATCCGCACGACGAAAACATGACGCGAATGGCCGATTCGCTTGGCTTTTTGGTGTGGTCGGAAATCCCGGTTTACTGGACCATTGATTTTGGGAACAAAGAGGTTTACCGCAAAGCGGAAAAGCAACTCACCGAAATGATTACCCGCGACCGCAACCGCGCCAGCATTATCATTTGGAGCGTGGGCAACGAAACGCCAATCAGTCCGGTGCGCACGGATTTCATGCACAATCTTATTTCCGCCGCAAAAGCGTTGGACGATACCCGCATGGTTTCGGCAGCCTTGGAAGTGAATTACAATTCGGGTAAAAATCTTAATCTCATTGACGATCCGCTGGGACAATACGTTGACCTTGTAGCCTTCAACGAATACCTCGGTTGGTACGGTGGTTTGCCCAGCAATTGCCGCACAACAAATTGGGGCACGCCTTACGACAAGCCGCTCTTCATCAGCGAAACCGGCGCCGGCGCAAAAGCCGGTTTTCACGCCGATTCAATGACCATCTTTAGTGAAGAATACCAGGAATGGTATTACAAAGAACAAACGGCCATGTTGCAGCGAATGCCGGAAAATTTCGTTGGCATTTCGCCTTGGGTGCTGGCCGATTTTCGTTCGCCCAAACGAAACAATCCGGTGTTTCAGGAAGGCTGGAACCGCAAGGGTTTGTTCAGCAACGAAGGCAAAAAGAAAAAAGCTTTCTACGTGTTGAAGGCTTACTACGAACAAATGCGGAACAAACGGCAGAAGAAATGA
- a CDS encoding RagB/SusD family nutrient uptake outer membrane protein, which translates to MKKKLIIFIGICISLPLFFSCKKNFLKEDVYSSLAPETLGDSLGIDASIIGLYNHLSTFFSYSGPQGWPSVWHAGTDVAFVPPSQKQGIEVPYYDYTQLNSTDGAASYTWSWAYRMISNANIIIKNADAVTGVTAATKASFSAEARFFRGYAYNILATCFGKVPLVTEPTTTPRTNYTRNSLDEVNNLIIQDLTFAVANLSDVGGFGSIKNADGKPAARANKWQAAQLLAEVYLRANKPDLAEQQTAAIINSGKFALTNTRYGIRAGQPGDPFSDMFIYGNERRYQGNKEAIWVMEEENINTVPGGYTNAPQQRRNWGAAYYQVTDVDKNDPTKTVTMIIADSLGGRGIARMRLTDWVAYGLYENNDMRNSQYNIRRRYYYNNPQGKNYGLQVPYTGPDTLFKIAPNTTKWYDFIANNVDGTFGFAMTKDFILMRLGETYLLQAEAQFKQGKLAEAAASINALRTRAGASQVTAAQINLDFILDERARELLAEENRRMTLMRTGTLVARTQAYNKQTINPVVGLTSKNLLLPIPQSEIDLNKDAVLEQNPGY; encoded by the coding sequence ATGAAAAAGAAACTCATCATATTCATCGGCATCTGCATAAGCCTGCCGCTGTTTTTTTCCTGCAAGAAAAATTTTCTAAAAGAAGATGTTTACTCTTCCCTGGCGCCGGAAACACTGGGCGATTCATTGGGCATTGACGCCTCTATTATCGGTTTGTACAATCACCTCAGTACATTTTTTAGTTATTCTGGTCCACAAGGCTGGCCGAGTGTATGGCACGCCGGAACCGACGTGGCTTTTGTGCCACCTTCGCAAAAGCAGGGCATTGAAGTGCCGTATTACGATTACACGCAATTAAACTCAACCGATGGCGCTGCCTCCTATACATGGAGTTGGGCCTACCGGATGATCAGCAATGCCAACATCATCATCAAGAACGCGGATGCGGTAACCGGCGTAACGGCCGCTACAAAGGCCAGCTTCAGTGCCGAAGCCCGTTTTTTCAGAGGCTATGCATACAACATTTTGGCCACCTGTTTTGGCAAAGTGCCGTTAGTTACAGAGCCTACAACAACACCAAGGACCAACTATACAAGGAACTCGTTGGATGAGGTCAACAATCTAATCATCCAGGATCTCACGTTCGCGGTAGCCAATCTTTCCGATGTGGGCGGCTTTGGCTCCATCAAAAACGCCGACGGCAAACCTGCTGCACGTGCCAACAAATGGCAGGCTGCGCAACTTCTGGCCGAAGTTTATTTGCGGGCAAACAAACCCGATTTGGCCGAGCAACAAACCGCGGCTATTATCAACAGCGGAAAATTTGCATTGACCAATACACGGTACGGCATCAGGGCTGGTCAGCCTGGCGATCCGTTTTCTGATATGTTCATCTACGGGAACGAAAGAAGGTATCAAGGTAACAAGGAGGCTATCTGGGTAATGGAAGAGGAAAACATCAATACCGTTCCGGGTGGTTATACGAACGCTCCCCAACAACGCCGCAACTGGGGTGCCGCTTATTACCAGGTGACGGATGTTGATAAGAATGATCCGACCAAAACCGTTACGATGATCATTGCGGATTCGCTTGGCGGCAGAGGCATTGCCCGCATGAGGTTGACCGATTGGGTGGCTTACGGCTTGTACGAGAACAACGACATGCGCAACTCCCAATACAACATTCGCCGGCGGTATTATTACAACAATCCGCAGGGAAAGAATTACGGACTACAAGTTCCGTACACGGGTCCCGATACCTTGTTCAAGATTGCGCCGAACACCACCAAATGGTACGACTTTATTGCCAACAATGTTGATGGCACATTTGGTTTTGCCATGACCAAAGATTTTATTTTGATGCGCCTGGGCGAGACTTATTTGCTGCAAGCCGAGGCACAATTCAAGCAAGGCAAGCTGGCCGAAGCCGCAGCATCCATCAATGCACTGCGAACAAGAGCGGGTGCTTCGCAAGTAACCGCCGCGCAAATCAACCTTGATTTTATTTTGGACGAAAGAGCCAGAGAACTGCTGGCCGAAGAAAACCGCCGCATGACCTTGATGCGTACCGGAACATTGGTTGCCCGCACGCAGGCTTACAACAAGCAAACCATCAACCCGGTTGTGGGCTTAACCAGCAAAAACCTTTTACTGCCCATACCGCAATCAGAGATTGATCTGAACAAGGACGCGGTGCTGGAACAGAACCCGGGATATTGA
- a CDS encoding L-fucose/L-arabinose isomerase family protein yields the protein MSNKTTAKASLGVIIGNRDFFPDKLVGECRSDLMAAFQKAGITPIMLAENETKLGGVETFGEAQKCAALFKKHAAEIIGVLVVLPNFGDEKGVAETLKLAGLNVPVLVQAYPDDLDKLDVARRRDAWCGKISVCNNLYQYGIKFSLTTKHVVHPSDESFAEDLKNFIAVCRVVKGLRNVRIGAVGARPGAFNTVRYSEKILQRHGISVVTTDLSHILGAANKLTKDDGSVKERLDVIKAYSPTGRTPEDRLVQIAKLDVVLHDFMQEHALDATAIQCWTSLQQNYGCNVCTSMSMMSENMLPSACEVDVTGTLTMYAMQLASGSPSALVDWNNNYATDEEKVVLFHCGNWAKSFLPDIEIATAPILGTTVGEENTYGALAGRTPASPLTYGRISTDDTKGIIKAYIGEGALTDDELNTFGTRAVAKIANLQGLMKHVCKTGFEHHVVMNASKTANILQEAYENYMGWEVYHHGAAQ from the coding sequence ATGAGCAACAAAACAACAGCCAAGGCAAGCTTGGGCGTCATCATCGGCAACCGTGATTTTTTTCCCGATAAATTGGTCGGCGAATGCCGTTCGGATTTAATGGCTGCTTTTCAAAAGGCAGGCATTACCCCGATTATGCTGGCAGAAAACGAAACGAAATTGGGAGGCGTAGAAACATTTGGAGAAGCGCAGAAATGTGCGGCCTTGTTCAAAAAACACGCGGCTGAAATCATTGGTGTTTTGGTAGTGCTTCCCAATTTTGGCGATGAAAAAGGCGTGGCCGAAACACTGAAATTGGCCGGCCTGAACGTCCCGGTTTTGGTGCAGGCTTATCCCGATGATTTGGATAAGTTAGACGTTGCAAGAAGGAGAGATGCCTGGTGCGGAAAAATTTCGGTTTGCAACAATCTTTATCAGTACGGCATCAAGTTTTCGCTCACCACAAAACACGTCGTGCATCCTTCCGACGAAAGCTTTGCAGAAGACCTCAAAAACTTTATTGCTGTGTGCCGCGTGGTGAAAGGCTTGCGCAACGTGCGCATTGGTGCGGTGGGCGCAAGACCGGGAGCTTTTAACACGGTTCGGTACAGCGAAAAAATTTTACAGCGGCACGGAATCTCTGTTGTCACCACTGACCTCTCGCACATTTTGGGCGCTGCCAACAAACTGACCAAAGATGACGGCAGCGTGAAGGAAAGACTGGACGTGATTAAAGCCTACTCACCAACGGGCCGCACGCCGGAAGACCGGTTGGTGCAGATCGCAAAACTGGATGTGGTGCTGCATGACTTCATGCAGGAACACGCACTGGACGCCACGGCCATTCAATGCTGGACATCGCTGCAGCAAAACTACGGCTGCAACGTGTGCACCAGCATGAGCATGATGAGCGAGAATATGCTCCCAAGTGCCTGCGAAGTGGACGTAACCGGCACGCTGACCATGTATGCCATGCAACTTGCTTCGGGTTCGCCAAGCGCACTGGTGGACTGGAACAACAACTACGCAACCGACGAAGAAAAGGTGGTGCTGTTCCACTGCGGCAACTGGGCCAAATCATTTTTGCCTGACATTGAAATTGCTACGGCCCCCATTCTTGGTACCACGGTGGGCGAAGAAAATACCTACGGCGCTTTGGCCGGCCGCACACCGGCATCGCCGTTGACCTATGGCAGAATCAGTACTGACGATACAAAAGGAATTATCAAAGCATATATCGGCGAAGGTGCATTAACGGATGACGAACTGAATACGTTTGGAACAAGAGCCGTTGCCAAAATAGCCAACCTTCAGGGTTTGATGAAGCACGTTTGCAAAACAGGGTTTGAACACCACGTCGTAATGAACGCTTCCAAAACGGCCAACATCCTGCAGGAAGCCTATGAAAATTACATGGGCTGGGAAGTGTATCATCACGGCGCTGCGCAATAA
- a CDS encoding glycoside hydrolase family 35 protein, with translation MKISMLAASFFLFLQLAAQTPKHNFSLGDSAFLLDGKVFQIISGEMHYPRVPREAWRQRMKMAKAMGLNTIGTYVFWNLHEPQKGKFDFSGNNDIAAFVKTAQEEGLWVILRPSPYVCAEWEFGGYPYWLQNEKGLVVRSKEPQYLKEYRDYILQVGKQLAPLQVNHGGNILMVQIENEYGSYGSDKEYLDINRKLFVEAGFDGLLYTCDPAQDVAAGHLPGLLPAVNGLDKPAQVKGLIRKNHDGKGPFFIAEWYPAWFDWWGTKHHTVAAEKYAPALDSVLSAGISINMYMFHGGTTRVFMNGANYNDRSPYEPQISSYDYDAPLDEAGNATPKFMQFRAVIEKHLPAGEALPPVPATKPAIVIPVVQFNQASNLFDDLPKPISNATPLTFEELNQAYGFVLYRSTINGGKGGVLKIKDLRDYGLVFINGKRIGVLDRRLKQDSVLLNLPNGKARLDILVENLGRINFGPYLLKNKKGITESVGFNGEEIKGWQMFSLPFENVKSFASKSSQSTIDAPVLKRGSFDLQTIGDTYLDMREWGKGSVWINGHNLGRYWSIGPQQTLYVPAEWLRKGKNEIVVLELLKPAQNELKSLATPILNELNLPVKNSAK, from the coding sequence ATGAAAATTTCAATGCTGGCCGCAAGCTTTTTTTTGTTTTTGCAGTTAGCGGCGCAAACACCGAAACACAATTTTTCTTTGGGCGATTCCGCCTTTTTATTGGACGGTAAAGTCTTCCAAATTATTTCCGGTGAAATGCATTATCCCCGCGTGCCGCGGGAAGCTTGGCGGCAGCGAATGAAAATGGCAAAGGCCATGGGATTGAACACCATCGGCACCTATGTTTTCTGGAACCTGCACGAACCGCAAAAAGGCAAATTTGATTTTTCCGGCAACAACGACATTGCCGCCTTTGTAAAAACCGCTCAAGAAGAAGGACTGTGGGTGATCCTTCGCCCCAGTCCTTACGTGTGCGCCGAGTGGGAGTTTGGCGGCTATCCGTATTGGTTGCAAAACGAAAAAGGTTTGGTAGTGCGAAGCAAAGAGCCGCAATACTTGAAAGAATACCGCGATTATATTTTGCAAGTGGGCAAGCAACTGGCGCCTTTGCAGGTTAATCACGGCGGCAATATTTTGATGGTGCAAATTGAAAACGAGTACGGCTCGTACGGGAGCGACAAGGAATATCTTGACATCAATCGCAAACTTTTTGTGGAAGCGGGTTTTGACGGTTTGCTTTATACCTGCGATCCGGCACAGGATGTTGCGGCCGGTCATCTTCCCGGTTTATTGCCGGCGGTAAACGGCCTTGATAAACCGGCGCAAGTAAAGGGACTCATTCGCAAGAACCACGATGGCAAAGGTCCTTTCTTTATTGCCGAATGGTACCCGGCCTGGTTCGATTGGTGGGGAACAAAACACCACACGGTTGCCGCAGAAAAATACGCTCCCGCCTTGGACAGCGTTTTAAGCGCAGGCATTTCCATCAACATGTATATGTTTCACGGCGGCACAACGAGAGTCTTTATGAACGGCGCGAATTATAACGACAGAAGTCCGTACGAACCGCAAATCAGCAGTTACGATTACGATGCGCCGCTTGATGAAGCCGGTAATGCAACGCCGAAGTTTATGCAGTTTCGTGCCGTGATTGAGAAACATTTGCCGGCTGGTGAAGCACTGCCTCCGGTGCCTGCAACCAAGCCCGCGATTGTCATTCCTGTTGTTCAATTCAATCAGGCCAGCAATCTTTTTGATGATTTGCCAAAGCCAATCTCCAACGCAACACCGCTAACGTTTGAAGAGTTGAATCAGGCCTACGGCTTTGTGTTGTATCGTTCAACAATTAACGGTGGGAAGGGAGGCGTCTTGAAAATAAAAGACCTGCGTGATTACGGTCTTGTTTTCATCAACGGCAAAAGAATTGGCGTGTTGGACAGGCGATTAAAGCAAGACAGTGTTTTGCTCAACCTTCCAAATGGGAAAGCAAGATTAGACATATTGGTAGAGAATCTGGGACGCATCAACTTTGGCCCTTATCTTTTGAAAAATAAAAAAGGCATTACGGAAAGCGTAGGCTTTAATGGTGAGGAAATAAAAGGCTGGCAAATGTTCTCGTTGCCTTTTGAAAACGTAAAATCGTTTGCAAGTAAATCGAGTCAATCAACAATCGATGCGCCTGTTCTCAAGCGCGGAAGTTTTGATTTGCAAACGATCGGCGATACGTATTTGGACATGCGGGAGTGGGGCAAGGGCAGCGTTTGGATCAACGGTCATAATCTTGGCCGATATTGGAGCATCGGCCCGCAACAAACCCTTTATGTGCCGGCCGAGTGGCTACGAAAAGGCAAAAACGAGATCGTTGTTTTGGAATTGTTGAAGCCAGCGCAGAACGAATTAAAAAGCCTTGCTACGCCCATTTTAAACGAGCTTAATTTGCCGGTGAAAAACAGTGCGAAATAA
- a CDS encoding glycoside hydrolase family 88 protein, producing the protein MTRITNRNLLCALCFLCLLLCFASCSNTKKATTENSLPNAFIEKNFGDAAAQYEVLMKNLPPERFPKTFYPATGKLETSGSDWWCSGFYPGTLLNLYEQTKEEKLLAEAKRMLALLEKEKTNTHTHDLGFMMYCSFGNANKISPSAAYDDILLTSAKSLSTRFNPKVGCIKSWDSKPSDFLVIIDNMMNLELLFWATRFSGDSSFYKIAVTHANTTMKNHFRPDGSSYHVVNYNPETGDVQQKKTAQGYSNESAWARGQAWGLYGYTVMYRETKDKKYLDQAEKIASFILNNPNLPADKIPYWDFNAPDIPNALRDASAGAVMASALLELSTYADKKDSRNYFAVAETILRNLSNPPYKATQGTNGGFLLQHCVGHMPNKTEVDVPLTYADYYYVEALQRYKKLKEGNAVFKN; encoded by the coding sequence ATGACAAGAATTACCAATCGAAACCTTTTGTGTGCTCTTTGCTTTTTGTGTTTGTTGCTTTGTTTTGCCTCTTGTTCCAATACCAAAAAAGCAACAACGGAAAACAGCTTGCCAAACGCTTTCATCGAAAAGAATTTTGGGGACGCAGCCGCGCAGTACGAAGTGTTGATGAAGAACCTGCCGCCGGAACGTTTTCCCAAAACGTTTTATCCAGCAACCGGCAAATTGGAAACTTCGGGTTCCGATTGGTGGTGCAGCGGTTTTTATCCCGGCACTTTGCTGAATTTATACGAACAAACCAAAGAAGAAAAATTGCTGGCCGAAGCCAAGCGCATGTTGGCTTTGCTGGAAAAAGAAAAGACCAACACGCATACACACGACCTTGGCTTTATGATGTATTGCAGTTTTGGCAACGCAAATAAAATTTCGCCAAGCGCTGCGTACGACGATATACTTCTTACCAGCGCCAAATCACTTTCCACACGCTTTAATCCAAAAGTCGGCTGCATCAAATCGTGGGATTCGAAGCCTTCGGATTTTCTTGTCATCATCGACAACATGATGAACCTTGAACTCCTGTTTTGGGCCACGCGGTTCTCGGGCGATTCGTCGTTTTACAAGATTGCGGTAACGCATGCCAACACGACGATGAAAAATCATTTTCGTCCCGACGGCAGTTCTTACCACGTGGTGAATTACAATCCCGAAACCGGTGACGTGCAACAAAAGAAAACGGCACAGGGCTACAGCAACGAATCGGCCTGGGCCCGCGGGCAAGCCTGGGGCTTGTACGGTTATACGGTGATGTACCGCGAGACGAAGGATAAAAAATATTTAGACCAGGCGGAAAAAATTGCAAGCTTCATTTTGAACAATCCAAACCTGCCGGCAGATAAAATTCCGTACTGGGATTTCAATGCGCCGGACATTCCAAACGCCTTGCGTGATGCGTCGGCGGGAGCGGTCATGGCCTCGGCGCTTTTGGAATTAAGTACTTACGCAGACAAGAAGGACAGTCGCAATTATTTTGCCGTTGCCGAAACCATCTTGCGCAATTTATCCAACCCGCCGTACAAAGCAACGCAAGGCACAAACGGCGGTTTTCTTTTGCAGCATTGCGTTGGTCATATGCCCAACAAAACCGAAGTTGACGTGCCCTTAACCTATGCCGATTATTACTACGTGGAAGCCTTGCAGCGATACAAGAAGTTGAAAGAAGGAAACGCTGTTTTCAAAAATTAA
- a CDS encoding DeoR/GlpR family DNA-binding transcription regulator, with the protein MTATQRRDKILELIKEDGSAKVVDLAKIFKVTEVTIRQDLEKLDKDGLVVREHGGAFLKNIEDQVRNFSLANQENIEKKERIAQKCLEFIESGDSIILDSGSTTTEIAKKLKGFKNLRVITNALNIAMMLGTEPGIELVVTGGEFKPPTLSLTGQKAADFFNGINVQKLFLATAGISLKAGLTYPSISDLVVKKAMIDAAEATYLVADSTKIGKSSFASLGALSLINCIITDEGIEERHKQLFSDNEIELIIAS; encoded by the coding sequence GTGACCGCTACGCAAAGACGGGACAAGATTCTGGAACTAATTAAAGAGGACGGATCGGCCAAAGTGGTTGACCTCGCCAAAATATTTAAAGTAACGGAAGTTACCATTCGGCAAGATTTGGAAAAGCTGGACAAAGACGGCTTGGTGGTGCGGGAACACGGTGGCGCTTTCTTAAAAAATATTGAAGACCAGGTTCGAAACTTTTCGTTGGCAAACCAGGAAAATATTGAAAAGAAAGAACGGATTGCGCAAAAGTGCCTTGAGTTTATTGAAAGCGGCGACAGCATCATTCTCGACTCGGGTTCAACTACCACGGAGATTGCCAAAAAGCTAAAGGGTTTTAAAAATCTGCGGGTTATTACCAACGCTTTAAATATTGCCATGATGCTGGGTACTGAACCGGGCATTGAACTAGTGGTAACCGGTGGGGAATTTAAGCCGCCAACGCTTTCGTTAACCGGGCAGAAAGCCGCTGATTTTTTTAACGGCATCAACGTGCAGAAACTTTTTTTGGCCACGGCCGGTATTTCGCTAAAAGCCGGCTTGACTTATCCGAGTATCAGTGACCTGGTGGTAAAGAAAGCGATGATTGATGCGGCGGAGGCTACGTACCTGGTGGCCGATTCTACCAAAATTGGCAAGAGTTCTTTCGCCAGTTTGGGAGCGCTTTCGCTCATCAATTGCATCATTACGGACGAAGGCATAGAAGAAAGGCACAAGCAACTTTTCAGCGACAACGAAATTGAATTAATCATAGCAAGCTAA